The nucleotide sequence TCGGAATAAGAATAATGATAAATACGTAAAATCTCTTCTTTATTATTTTTATTATCTCTATTAATTCTATTTCCGGTGTATTACTGTTTTTCAACCCTTTTACCTCCTACTCACAATCTTCTTCCAGCAGTTTCCTTAACTCAAAGGACATTTTTTCTATCTCCCAGCTTGGCAATTTCTCATCTTCTACCAGTTCTTGTATCTCTTCTATAGAAGCTATATGCTCTGTATTTAAGTAAAAGTCTTTTCCCTTTAATAAGGTAGGAATAATCCTTGAGGTTCTATTGTCATAAATTCGTTTTAAAAAAATATCTAGAGATTCATTAAAACCATAGACTTTCCCATTATCCATGATAACCTTTGTAAGATATTTAGTTTTTACCATCCATTATCATCCTCCTGTTCTTACAGTATTATCACTGCTGGTAGTACTCTAATGTTCGCCTTAGACCTTCTTTTATGTCCACCTTTGGAGTCCAGCCAATGTGTTTTTTTATCTTTTCATAGGTCATATAGCTGTGTATTATTTCTCCTGCTCTTGGTGACAGATATTTAGCTTGTACACCTTTACCGGTCAGTTCCTTAAATAATCTGAATAGATCATTTACCGATATTTTTGTACCGGTGCATACGTTGTAAATTTCATTATCTAGTCCCCAAAGGGCCATAACATTTGCTGCCGCTACATCCGCCACATATACAAAGTCTCTGGTCTGCTCTCCATCGCCAAAGATTTCTACATCTTGTCCCTCACAGAATTTTTCAGAAAAGATTGCAACCACGCCGCCCTCTCCGGTAGAATCCTGCCTTGGTCCATATACATTTGAATATCTTAACACCGTATATTTGATGCCATACAAGCTTTCATAGACCTTTAGGTAGTGCTCCACAGTATGCTTGGATATACCATATCCACTTATCATATTTAGTGGATGGTCCTCATCTATGGGTAAGTATTGAGGGTTACCGAAGATTGCTGCGGAGGCCGGATATATGACTTTCTTTACCCCACAGCTCCTGCATGCCTCCAGAAGATTTATAGTCCCCATAATATTTATATCTGCATCCAGCAAGGGATCTTTCACGGAAACCGGAACCTTTATTTGAGCAGCCTGATGGCACAGCACCTCCGGCTTAAACTCCTGAAAAACCTCTGGAATATTTCTATCCCTTATGTCAATCTTATAAAATCTAGCTTCCTTATTAATATTTTCCTCTCTACCGTGGCTCATATTATCTATAATTCCTACTTCATGTCCACGATTTATAAGCTCGTCCGCTATATGTGAACCTATAAAACCTGCTCCCCCTGTTACTAATATTCTCATTTTACGTGTTCCCCCTTAGATTCTTATAAATGTATAGTTTTGCATTAATACATTTATACAGTTAGTCAGCCATTAATATGAAATGTTTTTTTATTTTGGGGGAGAAAGTTCTTCGTCAAAAATATACAGGTATATTGCAAGTTATGATTTTAAATATAAAAAATCTTGACCAAAACCTGAAACTTCAATAGGTTTTGGTCAAGATTTCATTTTTCTTGAACTTATTTATCTAATGTGATATTAATTCATTTTTTCTGCAATATTCCTTTAAATATGGAAGTTCCAAAGTTCATAGCCTGCACCGCACCGCATAAGGTAATATATAAAAAGAAGTATTATCTTGAAGTAATCTTAAGCCAAGCATCATTATATAATTTTCTAAAATCTCCAAGGTCTATATAAACCTCTGATTTTTGAAGTATCTCTTCATCCGGATAAGCAGCCTTATCGTTCTTTACTTCCTCATCAAGCATCTCAAAAGTTGCCTTGTTTGGTGTAGCATAGCCAATATAATCAACATTCTTCTTATTTACCTCGGCGTCAAGAAGATAGTTTAAGAACTTTTCTGCTTCTTCCTTATGCTTTGCAGTTTTAGGAATAGCCCAAACGTCAAACCATAGGTTTGTACCTTCTTTAGGTATTACATACTCAAATCTATCTGGTTCTTCCTCTTTTAGTACGAATGCATCACCGGAATATATAACAGCTATATTCTTTTCACCGCTTCTTAATGCATCTTTAACCTGGTCTCCAATATATACAGCATTTAAATCATTACGCTGCTTTATCAACTCTTCTGTAGCCTTATTAAGTTCATCTTCATTTGTGGAGTTTAAGGAATAACCAAGTCTCTTTAGGGATATTCCAATTGAGTTTCTCATGTCGTCGGACATAAAGATATCATTCTTATATTTGCTGTCCCAGAGAGCATTCCAGCTGTCTATATTGTCGGTTATCTTAGTTTTATCGTATATGATACCTATGGTTCCCCACATATAAGGTACTGAATATTTATTTTCAGGGTCATGAGCCTGGTTTTTATACTTTTCATCTATATTTTTGAAATTAGGTAAATTACTAAAGTTAATGTCCTGAACAAGATCTTCCTTAATCATTCTCTCAAGCATATAGTCAGATGGTACAATAAGGTCGTAGGTTGTTGTGCCTGCCTTTACCTTCTCATACATTTCTTCATTGGTAGCAAAAGTTTCATAGTTAACCTTTATACCTGTTTCCTTTGTAAAATCCTCTAGGATATCTTCATCAATATACTCTCCCCAGTTAAACACATTGATGGTAACCTGGTTTTTGTCACTACTACAGCCAGCAAATATTGCTGTTGATATCATAGCAGCCATTGCTAAGGATACAAATTTTTTTAGCCTAGTCATTTACACTACCTCTCTTTCTTTCATTTTTAATGAGATCTTTCCCATTTGCAATAAATAAAAGTATAAAAATGGATACAAACATCAAAGTGGATAGGGCGTTTATCTCAGGACTTACGCCTCTTCTGGCCATTGAATAAATTTCAATGGATAGGTTTGTAATTCCAGAACCTGTATTAAAAAAGCTTATTACAAAGTCATCTATGGACATTGTAAAGGAAATCAGAAAACCGGCAAAAATACCGGGCATTATTTGCGGTAATATAACCCTCCTTAATGTATAGAAAGGTGTTGCCCCTAGATCCTGGGCTGCCTTAACCAAGTCGTCGGGCATTTGCTTAAGCTTTGGAAGTACAGACACTATAACATAGGGAGTGGAAAAAACCACATGGGCTATTATAAGTGTTTTAAATCCAAAGGTTAATCTAAAAAATATAAATAAAGTCATTAAGGAGATTGCAGTAACTATATCCGGATTCAATACCGGCAGATAATTAATATTGAGTATGGCTTTTTTCTTCCAGCCAGTCATTTTGTCTATACCTATAGCGCTTATGGTTCCCAGTACTGTTGAAATTAGGGATGAAACAACCGCTACAAGTACAGTATAGTACAGGGCCCTTAAAATTCTGCCGTTATGAAAAAGAGAGCTATACCATTTTAGAGAAAAACCATCCCAGCTTGATGAATTTTTCCCGGAGTTGAAGGAAAAAACTATCAGAAATATTATGGGAGCATATAGGAAAATATATGCCAATGATAGATAAATTCTTTTAGTCCATTTCCCTACCATAGTATTCCACCGCCTTCCTTCTCTTCCTTATCTTCGTATCTTGAAAGTATAGCCATTGATATAAGTATAATTATCATCATCAAAATCGATATGGCAGATCCAAAATACCTGTCTCCAACAGTGGTAAACTGAAGCTCAATCAGGTTACCTATAAGCATGTACTGTCCCCCTCCAAGGAGCTTTGATATTACGAAGGTTGAAACTGCAGGCATAAAAACCATTGTTATGCCGGACATAACTCCTGGTATACTTAAGGGAAAAATTATCCTTCTAAAAATTACAGACTTGTTAGCTCCCAAATCAGCAGCAGCCTTTATAACATTTTCATCCATCTTTATAAGCACTGTATATATAGGTATGATCATAAAGGGTAAAAAATTATATATCATACCAAGAATAACAGCGGCATCGGTATATAAAATATTCATAGTTGGAAGGCCTATAGCCTTAAGAATACTATTTATTATTCCATTCTTTCCTATAATGGACATCCATGCATAGGTTCTTAAAAGAAAGTTCATCCACATGGGAATAACTAAAAGCAACATGAGTAAAGTTCTGTATTTTTGGTCCACTTTTGAGAGAATATATGCCACTGGATATCCTAAAATAAGGCATAATATAGTAGATATACTTGCCAGCTTAATTGAATTCAAAAATACACTCATATAATTGGAATCAAAGAGCTTCTTATAATTTCCCAGGGTAAAATCACCATTGCTGTTGGTAAGGCTAAAGTAAAGTACAAGAAACAGAGGAACAACAATAAAAATTATACTCCATACAATATACGGATACTGAGCTATTGACTTACTTTTTTTCATCCCATGCCCCTAGCCTTTCTCATGATATGGATATCCTCCGGATATATGTTCATGCCAATTTTTTCATCAACCATAACATGCTTAGTATTGTGTATGAGCCATTTTTTATTGTTTGCTTGTACCTC is from Clostridium thermarum and encodes:
- a CDS encoding SDR family oxidoreductase; the protein is MRILVTGGAGFIGSHIADELINRGHEVGIIDNMSHGREENINKEARFYKIDIRDRNIPEVFQEFKPEVLCHQAAQIKVPVSVKDPLLDADINIMGTINLLEACRSCGVKKVIYPASAAIFGNPQYLPIDEDHPLNMISGYGISKHTVEHYLKVYESLYGIKYTVLRYSNVYGPRQDSTGEGGVVAIFSEKFCEGQDVEIFGDGEQTRDFVYVADVAAANVMALWGLDNEIYNVCTGTKISVNDLFRLFKELTGKGVQAKYLSPRAGEIIHSYMTYEKIKKHIGWTPKVDIKEGLRRTLEYYQQ
- a CDS encoding ABC transporter substrate-binding protein, with amino-acid sequence MTRLKKFVSLAMAAMISTAIFAGCSSDKNQVTINVFNWGEYIDEDILEDFTKETGIKVNYETFATNEEMYEKVKAGTTTYDLIVPSDYMLERMIKEDLVQDINFSNLPNFKNIDEKYKNQAHDPENKYSVPYMWGTIGIIYDKTKITDNIDSWNALWDSKYKNDIFMSDDMRNSIGISLKRLGYSLNSTNEDELNKATEELIKQRNDLNAVYIGDQVKDALRSGEKNIAVIYSGDAFVLKEEEPDRFEYVIPKEGTNLWFDVWAIPKTAKHKEEAEKFLNYLLDAEVNKKNVDYIGYATPNKATFEMLDEEVKNDKAAYPDEEILQKSEVYIDLGDFRKLYNDAWLKITSR
- a CDS encoding ABC transporter permease codes for the protein MVGKWTKRIYLSLAYIFLYAPIIFLIVFSFNSGKNSSSWDGFSLKWYSSLFHNGRILRALYYTVLVAVVSSLISTVLGTISAIGIDKMTGWKKKAILNINYLPVLNPDIVTAISLMTLFIFFRLTFGFKTLIIAHVVFSTPYVIVSVLPKLKQMPDDLVKAAQDLGATPFYTLRRVILPQIMPGIFAGFLISFTMSIDDFVISFFNTGSGITNLSIEIYSMARRGVSPEINALSTLMFVSIFILLFIANGKDLIKNERKRGSVND
- a CDS encoding ABC transporter permease; its protein translation is MKKSKSIAQYPYIVWSIIFIVVPLFLVLYFSLTNSNGDFTLGNYKKLFDSNYMSVFLNSIKLASISTILCLILGYPVAYILSKVDQKYRTLLMLLLVIPMWMNFLLRTYAWMSIIGKNGIINSILKAIGLPTMNILYTDAAVILGMIYNFLPFMIIPIYTVLIKMDENVIKAAADLGANKSVIFRRIIFPLSIPGVMSGITMVFMPAVSTFVISKLLGGGQYMLIGNLIELQFTTVGDRYFGSAISILMMIIILISMAILSRYEDKEEKEGGGILW